From one Catenuloplanes nepalensis genomic stretch:
- a CDS encoding lipopolysaccharide biosynthesis protein, with translation MVEQTTERPAAPGMARSGVASLAALVALGLTRLVHGTLVARATEQEVYGLVGTLVAVSTIASLLLPAGLASAASRFIPFQQGRGDAGAVGAVDRMLSRLGLVAAVVLGGGAGAFAWLVYDLAPIDVVQVVLLCVTFCAYTVQKATLYAFGEIAHYAKLELASSVIAIGATVVVVLTGVPLYILPLALGYGLFGLAGWLRLRGPRRRLPRGYVPDVREIWIYIGLACVGTVCASGFLQGTQLLAGWVTTDDGVVAYFTASVTLVAPFYFLPRALGMVLFPAMARAHGAGDAEGVRKQADISTRALLAALAPLFVGAILLAPEVLAIYGGVEFADGAPILRLILAGTYLAVIPVAAVNSLSSGEHVRVPTLAAVAGASTGLLAVALLTPVFGAAGVAAGYVLGTAITAGIPLITAWRLLRMSWFGPVLRALSVVGSALVLAAVLDHLDAGVIWDVTAALLGALIAASVLVGDLRKLWREGRGTPATPGSGDTA, from the coding sequence GTGGTTGAGCAGACGACGGAACGGCCCGCCGCGCCCGGGATGGCGCGCAGCGGGGTCGCCAGCCTCGCCGCACTGGTCGCGCTGGGCCTGACCCGGCTCGTCCATGGCACGCTGGTCGCCCGCGCGACCGAGCAGGAGGTCTACGGCCTGGTCGGCACGCTGGTCGCGGTCAGCACGATCGCCAGCCTGCTGCTGCCGGCCGGCCTGGCCAGCGCCGCGTCCCGGTTCATCCCGTTCCAGCAGGGCCGGGGTGACGCGGGTGCGGTCGGCGCGGTCGACCGGATGCTGTCCCGTCTCGGCCTGGTCGCGGCCGTGGTGCTCGGCGGGGGCGCGGGCGCGTTCGCCTGGCTCGTCTACGACCTGGCACCGATCGACGTGGTGCAGGTGGTGCTGCTCTGCGTGACCTTCTGCGCGTACACGGTGCAGAAGGCCACGCTCTACGCGTTCGGCGAGATCGCGCACTACGCGAAGCTGGAACTCGCCTCGTCGGTGATCGCCATCGGCGCGACCGTGGTGGTGGTGCTGACCGGCGTGCCGCTCTACATCCTGCCGCTGGCGCTCGGCTACGGCCTGTTCGGCCTGGCCGGCTGGCTGCGGCTGCGCGGGCCCAGAAGGCGACTGCCGCGGGGGTACGTTCCGGACGTCCGCGAGATCTGGATCTACATCGGGCTGGCCTGCGTCGGCACGGTCTGCGCCAGCGGATTCCTGCAGGGCACCCAGCTGCTGGCGGGCTGGGTCACCACGGACGACGGCGTGGTCGCCTACTTCACCGCCTCGGTCACGCTGGTCGCGCCGTTCTACTTCCTGCCCCGCGCGCTCGGCATGGTGCTGTTCCCGGCGATGGCACGGGCGCACGGCGCCGGGGACGCCGAGGGCGTGCGCAAGCAGGCCGACATCTCCACCCGCGCGCTGCTGGCCGCGCTCGCACCGCTGTTCGTGGGCGCGATCCTGCTGGCGCCGGAGGTGCTGGCGATCTACGGCGGCGTCGAGTTCGCCGACGGCGCGCCGATCCTGCGGCTGATCCTCGCGGGTACGTACCTCGCGGTCATCCCGGTCGCGGCCGTGAACTCGCTCTCCAGCGGCGAGCACGTCCGGGTTCCGACACTGGCCGCGGTGGCGGGCGCCAGCACCGGCCTGCTGGCGGTGGCGCTGCTGACCCCCGTGTTCGGCGCGGCCGGCGTGGCGGCCGGCTACGTGCTGGGCACCGCTATCACGGCCGGCATCCCGCTGATCACGGCGTGGCGTCTGCTTCGGATGTCCTGGTTCGGCCCGGTTCTACGTGCACTCAGCGTAGTCGGGTCGGCACTCGTTCTGGCGGCCGTCCTCGACCACCTCGACGCAGGTGTGATCTGGGACGTCACGGCCGCTCTGCTAGGCGCTTTGATCGCGGCATCGGTGCTGGTAGGAGACCTTCGCAAGCTCTGGCGCGAAGGTCGCGGCACGCCCGCCACCCCGGGTAGCGGTGACACAGCGTGA